A window from Balearica regulorum gibbericeps isolate bBalReg1 chromosome 1, bBalReg1.pri, whole genome shotgun sequence encodes these proteins:
- the TCEANC gene encoding transcription elongation factor A N-terminal and central domain-containing protein, translated as MSDQKNIVHRAHCIEKLLSENNFQDIEDHLKELEDVDMTIEYLQGTEVAKAVYRVLKSCPSVELKKKAKQLLSRWKGLYKNNCVQSMQVKKSVSVSVKEEIEHLSVVPREQLLSEGPFQQEALDATSSKVLVPLQTVKNAVRNDTEGSMNQLSCFEEQHTDCRDSKPLVNEASLQQDPMRALRCKCTDLLYKALTGSAKDQEGTDKWVELSKEIEEHIFALHAKNDKKYKNCIRSKISNLKNPKSCHLRHNLFSGTLSPKAFAEMTVMEMASDELKQLRALYTESSVQEHQLPQVINGTQTNKIKCRRCEKFDCTVTMIARGTLFLPGWVRSTNPDEQMLTYVICNECGEQWYHSRWICL; from the coding sequence ATGTCTGACCAGAAAAATATTGTACACAGAGCCCATTGTATTGAAAAACTACTGTCTGAGAACAATTTCCAAGATATTGAGGATCATCTTAAAGAACTTGAAGATGTTGATATGACTATAGAATATCTTCAGGGGACAGAAGTTGCCAAGGCTGTATACAGAGTACTCAAGAGCTGCCCTTCAGTAGagttgaaaaagaaagcaaagcagttaTTATCAAGGTGGAAAGGACTTTACAAGAATAACTGTGTTCAGTCAATGCAAGTTAAAAAGTCAGTGTCTGTGTCCGTGAAGGAGGAAATTGAACATCTCAGTGTGGTTCCTAGAGAGCAGTTGCTGTCTGAAGGACCATTTCAGCAGGAGGCATTAGATGCTACTAGTTCGAAAGTTTTGGTCCCATTGCAAACTGTAAAAAATGCAGTACGTAATGACACAGAAGGCAGCATGAATCAGCTTTCGTGTTTTGAGGAGCAACACACTGATTGTAGAGATTCTAAACCTCTTGTTAATGAAGCAAGTCTGCAGCAGGATCCGATGAGAGCTCTGAGGTGTAAATGTACGGATCTTCTTTATAAAGCTTTGACTGGTTCTGCCAAAGACCAAGAAGGAACTGATAAATGGGTAGAGCTATCTAAAGAAATCGAAGAACATATTTTTGCTCTTCATgctaaaaatgacaaaaagtatAAAAACTGTATCAGAAGCAAAATCTCTAACCTGAAGAACCCTAAAAGTTGCCACTTAAGACATAACCTTTTTTCAGGGACGTTGAGTCCAAAGGCTTTTGCTGAGATGACAGTGATGGAAATGGCCAGCGATGAACTGAAACAGCTCAGGGCTCTGTACACAGAATCATCTGTTCAGGAACATCAGCTTCCACAAGTTATTAATGGTACacagacaaacaaaataaagtgtAGGCGCTGTGAAAAATTTGACTGCACTGTCACTATGATTGCCAGGGGAACACTCTTTCTTCCAGGTTGGGTACGAAGCACAAATCCAGATGAACAAATGTTGACTTACGTTATTTGTAACGAATGTGGAGAACAGTGGTATCACAGCAGATGGATTTGTTTGTAA